The sequence below is a genomic window from Barrientosiimonas humi.
CCACCTGGCCGCTGACGATCTCGAGCAGGTCGACCGGCTGGCGCACGAGGGTGAGCCGGCCGGTGTCGATGCGCGAGACGTCGAGCAGCTCGCTGACCAGGCGGCTGAGCCGGTCGGCGTCGCCCTCGATGGCCTCGAGCATCCACATCTTCTGCTCGTCGCGCAGCTGGTCCCAGCGCTGGCGCAGGGTGCGGCTGAACCCGCGCACGCTGGTGAGCGGGGCGCGCAGCTCGTGCGCGACGGTGGTGATCAGCGCGAAGCTGTCGGCGTCGTTGCGCTCGCGGGTGCGCGGGTCGCGCAGGGTGACCACGACGCGGCGGACCGACCGGTCGGGGTCGCGCACGATGCGCGCGGCCAGCAGCACCGCCCGGCCCTGCGGCAGGTGCAGCAGCTGCTCGGTGAACCGGGTGCGGGTGTGCAGCCCGCCGAACGGGTCGAGCGCCTCCCACCAGGAGCGGTGCTCGCGGTCGTGCAGCGGCAGCGCGGTGGTGACGTCGTCGCCGAGGCGGTCCAGCAGCGGCAGCCCGGTGAGCTGCTCGGCGCGGGAGTTGGCCAGCAGCAGGGTGCGGTCGGCGTCGGCGAGGACGAAGCCCTCGGGCAGCACCTCGATGAGCTCGCTCAGGTCGGTGCTGATCGGCTCGAACGCCGGCGGCTCGCGACGCGACGCCGGGCTCACGACGGGCCCCGCTGGGCACCGGCCGAGGCGTAGAGGCACACGGTCGCGGCCATCGCGAGGTTGAGCGACTCGGCGTGGCCGTGGATGGGCACCCGGACCACGTCGTCGCAGCGCTCGCGCACCGCCTCCTCCAGCCCCCAGGCCTCGTTGCCCATCACCCAGGCGTGCGGCCCGGTGAGATCGACCTGCGGCAGCAGCGTGCTGCCGGCCCCGTCGGCGGCCAGCACCCGCAGCCCGCGCGCGCTGCACGCCTCGAGCGCCTGCTCGATCTCGACGCCGCGCACGAGCGGCAGGTGCCACAGCGAGCCGGCGGTGGAGCGGACCACCTTGGGGTTGTAGATGTCGACGCTGGCGGCCGACACCACGACGGCGTCGGCCCCGACCGCGTCGGCGCAGCGGATGACCGTGCCGGCGTTGCCGGGGTCGCGCACGTTGGTGAGCACCACGACCAGCCGGGGGTCGGGACCGAGCGCCTGCGCGAGCGGCACGTCGACGGGCCGGCAGACGGCGATCAGGCCCTGCGGGTGCTCGGTGCCGGCCATGGCGCTCAGCACCTCGGGGCTCGTCTCGTGGACGGGCACGCCGGCCGCGGCGGCGGCGGTCAGCAGGTCGGCGTGCCGCTCGGCGACGCCGGGCTCGGCGTAGACCTCGACGACGGTGCCGGGCGCGAAGGCCAGCGCCTCGCGTACGGCCTGCGGACCCTCCGCGACGAACCGGCCGGCCCGCTCACGCGCAGAGCGCCGACCGAGGGCACGCACCGACTTCACCCGCTGGGCGCGGGGATTGGTCAGCACGGGCACTCGGTCGGCGCTCTGCGGGAACAGTGGCTGCTCGGGGCGCGGTCAGGCCGCGGAGCCGGCCTTGTCGCCGGCGGGGGCCTGCGCGGGCACGTTGGCCTTGGCCACCTCGACCATCGCGGCGAACGCGGTGGGGTCGTTGACGGCCATCTCGGCGAGCATGCGGCGGTCGACCTCGACACCGGCGGCCTTGAGGCCCTGGACGAACCGGTTGTAGGTCATGCCGTTGGCGCGGCAGCCGGCGTTGATCCGCTGGATCCACAGCCGACGGAAGTCACCCTTGCGGGCGCGACGGTCGCGGTAGCTGTAGCCGAGGGAGTGGGTGACCTGCTCCTTGGCCTTGCGGTAGAGCCGCGAGCGCTGACCGCGGTAGCCGCTGGCCTGCTCGAGGACGGTGCGGCGCTTCTTCTGGGCGTTGACTGCCCGCTTCACGCGTGCCATGTCTGAATCTCCTGGGGTCTGGTGAGGTGAAGGGGGCTTACTTGCCGAGCAGGCGCTTGATCTTGGCCTCGTCGGCCGGGGCCACGACGACGTCGGGCACCAGGCGGCGGGTCTGGCGCTTGCTGCGCTCCTGGAACTTGTGCACGTGGCGGGCGCGCTGGCGCTTGATCTTGCCCGAGCCCGTCACGCGGAAGCGCTTCTTGGCACCGCTGTGCGTCTTCATCTTCGGCATGTGCCGATCTCCTCTTTCGCTGTCCTCGACGCCGTCAGGGCGTCGATCGATGGTGTCGCGAGGGGCTCGCGACAAGTTCTGGGGCGGCGGCCGGGGCCGCCGCGCGGCTCACTCCGCGGCGGTCGGCTCGCCCTGCTCGCGGGCGGCCTTCTCCTCGGCCTGGCGCCGGCGGCGGTCCTCCGCCTTGGCCTCGGCCTTCTTGCGGGTCGGCCCGAGCACCATGATCATGTTGCGGCCGTCCTGCTTGGGCGAGCTCTCGACGAAGCCCAGCTCCTGGACGTCCTCGGCGAGACGCTGCAGCAGCCGGAAGCCCAGCTCGGGGCGGGACTGCTCGCGACCGCGGAACATGATGGTCACCTTGACCTTGTCGCCCGCCTTGAGGAACCGCTCGACGTGGCCCTTCTTGGTGCCGTAGTCGTGCGGGTCGATCTTCGGGCGGAGCTTGATCTCCTTGATGACCGTGTTGACCTGGTTCTTGCGTGCCTCACGGGCCTTCATGGCGGCTTCGTACTTGTACTTGCCGTAGTCCATGAGCTTGGCGACCGGCGGCTTGGCCATGGGAGCGACCTCGACCAGGTCGAGGTCGGCCTCGGTGGCCAGGCGCAGCGCGTCCTCGACGCGGACGATGCCCACCTGCTCGCCGTTGGGCCCGACGAGGCGCACCTCCGGAACCCGGATGCGCTCGTTGATACGGGGCTCAGCGCTGATGTCTGCTCCTTCGTGTTGCGTGCGGTGACGCCCGGGAACGAGGAAAGGCCCCTCGCGACCGGGGTGCGCGAGGAGCCTTCGAAGCGATCGGGACCGGGCGACGCCGCAGCGCCGGACGACGACAGCGCGGCTGCCGACCGTCAGGTCCGTGACCGAGAACCCGGCGACATGCCTGTCGACGCGGGTGGAAGCGGGGCTTCTCTTGCACACTGCCGTGCGAGCACGACAGTCGGTGCCACCAGTGTACGCACCCGCGCCGTCTGCGCGAAATCTCGCCTCAGGCGGCCAGGGCCAGGCGGCGCCGGCGCGCGAACAGCGCCGAGGCGCCGCCGGCGAGCGCGACGGCCAGCCCCGCGACGCTCACGACCAGGATCGCCGGCTGGTAGCCGCCGTGGTCGATGACGAACCCGGCGACCGGTGCGGCCGCGGCCGAGCCCGCGGTCATGCACGAGCCGTGCCAGCCCATCGCCTCCCCGCGCGCCGCGGTCGGCACGACCCGGCTGACCGCCTCGACCGACGCGGTGATCGTCGGGGCGCACAGCAGGCCGGCGACGAACGCGAGCGCGGCGAAGGTGTAGGCCGAGCCGGCCAGGGCCATCGGCATGGTGACCACCGCGAGGCCGGCGAGCAGCAGGAACGGGGAGAAGCCGCGCGAGAGCGCGCCGTAGGTCAGGCCGCCGACGATCGACCCCAGGCCCCAGCCGGCGAAGACCAGTCCGAGAAGGGCGTACTGGCCCCAGCCCTGCAGCGCGGCCACGACCGAGACCTCGCTGCCGACCAGCACCAGGGTCGAGGCGGCGGCCGCGAGGCACAGCACGACGAAGCGCGGCCGGAACCAGCTCGCGCGCGGGAGGGCGACCGCGTCGTCGGCGGAGCCCTCCTCGCGCAGCGGCGGGTCGAGCAGCCACAGGACGCCTCCCCCGAGGACGGCCAGCATCTGCACGACGAACAGGGTCGGGGCGGTGCCCCACTGGGTGCCGGCCCACACGGCCACGGCCGGCCCGGACATGTACGCCAGCTCGACCGCGACCCCGTCGACCGAGAGCGCGGTGCGCCGCTCGTGGATCGGGACGGCGGCGATGATGCCCTGGCGCGCCACCGAGAAGATCGGCACGACGAACAGCCCGGCCACGCCGGCGAGCACGAGCAGCGGCCAGTAGCCGACGAACGGCGCGACCGCCCAGGCCGAGCCGGTGATCACCAGCGAGGGCGCGACGACCTTGCGCAGGCCGTGCTTGTCCAGCAGCCGCCCGCGCCACGGCCCGCTGACCGCGATCGCGATGGTCGCGACCGCCGACACCAGACCGGCCTCGCCCCAGCTGCGCCCCAGCTGGTTCACCACGTGCAGCATCAGCAGCACGCCGGTGCCGAAGATCGGGATGCGCAGCAGCAGCCCGAGCAGCAGGACCTGGCGAGCACGCGGGCGCGAGAGCACGCTGCGGTAGGCGGCGAAGGACATGCCGACCATTCTTCCAGATCGAAGTGTTTGCCGGCGAAGGAGATTTGGTCCAGTCCGGGAGACGTTCGTCACCCCTTACCCGTAGGTAGGTGGTGAGACCGCCCGCACGTCTTCTTGACTCGTTCCAGAAAGGTGTGATCGGCTGCGCGTGTTGGGAGTTCGCGGGCCGCACGGCCCCGACCGGACGAGTTCGCCCGCCCCACCGGGCGCGTACCCAGACCGAGGAGCAGTGATGGCAGACCAGCAGACCGACCCCACCCGGGAATCGATCCAGACCGCCCCGTCGAAGGAGGCGCAGCTCGGGTCGACCACCGACACCGGCGCTCCCGCGACGAGCGACCGCAACAGCCTCACCGTCGGTCCGGACGGGCCGATCCTGCTGCACGACGTGCACTTCGTGAACCAGATGGCCCACTTCAACCGCGAGCGCGTGCCGGAGCGCAACGTGCACGCCAAGGGGTCGGGCGCGTTCGGCGAGTTCGAGTGCACCGAGGACGTCAGCAAGTACACCAAGGCCGCGCTGTTCCAGAAGGGCAGCAAGGTCGAGATGCTCGCGCGCTTCTCGACCGTCGCGGGCGAGCAGGGCTCCCCCGACACCTGGCGCGACCCGCGCGGGTTCGCGCTGAAGTTCTACACGCCCGAGGGCAACTACGACCTCGTCGGCAACAACACCCCGATCTTCTTCGTGCGCGACACGATGAAGTTCCCGCACTTCATCCGCAGCCAGAAGCGCCGCGGCGGCTCGGGCCTGCGCGACAACCACATGCAGTGGGACTTCTGGTCGCTCAACCCCGAGTCGGCGCACCAGGTGACCTACCTGATGGGCGACCGCGGCATCCCCAAGACCTTCCGGCACATGAACGGCTACGGGTCGCACACGTACCTGTGGATCAACGAGGCCGGCGAGAAGCACTGGGTGAAGTACCACTTCCACAGCAACCAGGGCGTCGAGGGCCTGACCGGCGAGGAGGCCACCCGCATCGCCGGGCAGGACGCCGACCACCACCGGCGCGACCTGTACGACGCGATCGACCAGGGCGACTTCCCGAGCTGGACGCTGTCGGTGCAGGTGATGCCCTACGAGGACGCCAAGACCTACCGGATCAACCCGTTCGACCTGACCAAGGTGTGGCCGCACAGCGACTACCCGCTGATCAAGGTCGGGACGATGACCCTCAACCGCAACCCGGAGAACTTCTTCGCCGAGATCGAGCAGGCCGCCTTCGAGCCGAGCGCGGTCGTGCCGGGCATCGGGTTCTCCCCCGACAAGATGCTGCTGGGCCGGGCGTTCGCCTACGCCGACACCCACCGCTACCGGATCGGGCCGAACTACCTGCAGCTCCCGGTCAACCAGGCGCGGGCGGTGGAGAACCAGAACACCTACACCTTCGACGGCCCGATGGCCTTCCAGCACAGCGGTGACGCGCCGGTCTACGCGCCGAACAGCGAGGGCCGCGGCTACGCCGACCAGGTCGGGGTCGTCGAGGACGGCTGGGAGACCGACGGCGACATGGTGCGCCAGGCGTACACCCTGCGGGCCGAGGACGACGACTTCAGCCAGGCGGGCACGCTCGTGCGCGAGGTGTGGGACGACGAGCAGCGCGAGCAGTTCGTGCAGACCGTCGCCGGCCACCTGCTCGGCGGCGTGAAGTCGCCGGTGCTGGAGCGGGCCTTCGAGTACTGGAAGAACGTCGACGCCGACACCGGCAAGCGCATCGAGGAGCTCGTGC
It includes:
- a CDS encoding ATP-binding protein → MSPASRREPPAFEPISTDLSELIEVLPEGFVLADADRTLLLANSRAEQLTGLPLLDRLGDDVTTALPLHDREHRSWWEALDPFGGLHTRTRFTEQLLHLPQGRAVLLAARIVRDPDRSVRRVVVTLRDPRTRERNDADSFALITTVAHELRAPLTSVRGFSRTLRQRWDQLRDEQKMWMLEAIEGDADRLSRLVSELLDVSRIDTGRLTLVRQPVDLLEIVSGQVAGLLAAGHSPDRFQVSPAPQPPHLWADPDRITQVVGNLLENAIRHGAGLVRVSIEQDRQPDGPDEVVLRVLDDGPGVPEEQRELVFSRFWQGRSRGGSGLGLYVVRSLVEAHGGRVAYEPAPSGGAGFVVRLPVGEPPPAR
- a CDS encoding TrmH family RNA methyltransferase translates to MLTNPRAQRVKSVRALGRRSARERAGRFVAEGPQAVREALAFAPGTVVEVYAEPGVAERHADLLTAAAAAGVPVHETSPEVLSAMAGTEHPQGLIAVCRPVDVPLAQALGPDPRLVVVLTNVRDPGNAGTVIRCADAVGADAVVVSAASVDIYNPKVVRSTAGSLWHLPLVRGVEIEQALEACSARGLRVLAADGAGSTLLPQVDLTGPHAWVMGNEAWGLEEAVRERCDDVVRVPIHGHAESLNLAMAATVCLYASAGAQRGPS
- the rplT gene encoding 50S ribosomal protein L20; the encoded protein is MARVKRAVNAQKKRRTVLEQASGYRGQRSRLYRKAKEQVTHSLGYSYRDRRARKGDFRRLWIQRINAGCRANGMTYNRFVQGLKAAGVEVDRRMLAEMAVNDPTAFAAMVEVAKANVPAQAPAGDKAGSAA
- the rpmI gene encoding 50S ribosomal protein L35, whose amino-acid sequence is MPKMKTHSGAKKRFRVTGSGKIKRQRARHVHKFQERSKRQTRRLVPDVVVAPADEAKIKRLLGK
- the infC gene encoding translation initiation factor IF-3, with the translated sequence MRLVGPNGEQVGIVRVEDALRLATEADLDLVEVAPMAKPPVAKLMDYGKYKYEAAMKAREARKNQVNTVIKEIKLRPKIDPHDYGTKKGHVERFLKAGDKVKVTIMFRGREQSRPELGFRLLQRLAEDVQELGFVESSPKQDGRNMIMVLGPTRKKAEAKAEDRRRRQAEEKAAREQGEPTAAE
- a CDS encoding MFS transporter, with protein sequence MSFAAYRSVLSRPRARQVLLLGLLLRIPIFGTGVLLMLHVVNQLGRSWGEAGLVSAVATIAIAVSGPWRGRLLDKHGLRKVVAPSLVITGSAWAVAPFVGYWPLLVLAGVAGLFVVPIFSVARQGIIAAVPIHERRTALSVDGVAVELAYMSGPAVAVWAGTQWGTAPTLFVVQMLAVLGGGVLWLLDPPLREEGSADDAVALPRASWFRPRFVVLCLAAAASTLVLVGSEVSVVAALQGWGQYALLGLVFAGWGLGSIVGGLTYGALSRGFSPFLLLAGLAVVTMPMALAGSAYTFAALAFVAGLLCAPTITASVEAVSRVVPTAARGEAMGWHGSCMTAGSAAAAPVAGFVIDHGGYQPAILVVSVAGLAVALAGGASALFARRRRLALAA
- a CDS encoding catalase; amino-acid sequence: MADQQTDPTRESIQTAPSKEAQLGSTTDTGAPATSDRNSLTVGPDGPILLHDVHFVNQMAHFNRERVPERNVHAKGSGAFGEFECTEDVSKYTKAALFQKGSKVEMLARFSTVAGEQGSPDTWRDPRGFALKFYTPEGNYDLVGNNTPIFFVRDTMKFPHFIRSQKRRGGSGLRDNHMQWDFWSLNPESAHQVTYLMGDRGIPKTFRHMNGYGSHTYLWINEAGEKHWVKYHFHSNQGVEGLTGEEATRIAGQDADHHRRDLYDAIDQGDFPSWTLSVQVMPYEDAKTYRINPFDLTKVWPHSDYPLIKVGTMTLNRNPENFFAEIEQAAFEPSAVVPGIGFSPDKMLLGRAFAYADTHRYRIGPNYLQLPVNQARAVENQNTYTFDGPMAFQHSGDAPVYAPNSEGRGYADQVGVVEDGWETDGDMVRQAYTLRAEDDDFSQAGTLVREVWDDEQREQFVQTVAGHLLGGVKSPVLERAFEYWKNVDADTGKRIEELVRAEQGGDNPGGMADEAKVVEEPVVEQATNASR